One part of the Dyadobacter sp. 676 genome encodes these proteins:
- a CDS encoding NfeD family protein — protein MDLTLPQIWLIVGLLMLLAELVSVLLVFIFFAVGALLTSLLTSIGLLPGVESQILAFSAISLVSLLLLRKHARNLLERRSTAEYSEFTGETAMVIRDIPGNGEGRIYYRGAEWKAVSENHQNIPAGSKVVIKKTEGIVLIVEES, from the coding sequence ATGGATCTGACCTTACCACAGATTTGGCTCATCGTCGGGCTGTTGATGCTGCTGGCAGAACTGGTCAGCGTCCTGCTCGTATTTATCTTCTTCGCGGTAGGCGCATTGCTGACTTCCCTCCTTACCTCCATCGGTTTGCTGCCGGGCGTCGAGAGCCAGATATTGGCATTCTCGGCTATCTCGCTGGTTTCGCTGCTCTTGCTCCGAAAACATGCCCGTAACCTTCTCGAACGCCGTTCGACTGCGGAATACAGTGAATTTACCGGTGAAACAGCCATGGTAATCCGGGATATTCCCGGCAATGGCGAAGGGAGAATCTATTACCGCGGTGCCGAATGGAAAGCCGTTTCGGAAAATCATCAGAACATTCCCGCCGGCAGCAAGGTAGTAATCAAAAAAACGGAAGGCATTGTCCTGATTGTGGAAGAATCCTGA
- the pafA gene encoding alkaline phosphatase PafA, whose product MKLNYHPLLRVLFAGLVLSHSVFSQSKTTAATASKLARPKLVVGMVVDQMRYDYLYRYYDKYREGGLKRLINDGFNCRNNHYHYALTVTAAGHSAVYTGSMPAINGIVGNDWYDIAQGKNVYCTDDNTVATVGSSNVTVGKMSPRNLLVTTVTDQLRIATNFRSKTIGVAIKDRASILPAGHAASGAYWFDSKTGNFVTSTYYMNALPQWVTDYNNSKKPAEYMGKGWNTLFPVEQYTQSSPDDVPWEGKLSNATKPVFPHDLTGNAGDAYGPLTTSPWGNTITKEMAIAAIKGENLGKGAETDFLAVSFSSPDRIGHMFGPNSVEQEDDYLKLDMEFADFFNFLDGWVGKGNYTVFLTADHGAMDVPAFWQEHKLPAGLMSATTLTRTIVKTLNDAFGEAEYVTAFENYQLYLNKAILKEKKISVADVYQILRDALLAVDGVADVINLRDMGKAPLNTYQLELFKNNINAKRSGDLQVLLQPGWFASTMSTGTDHGTPYNYDTHVPFLLYGWGIDKGETLRRTSIADIAPTISALLHILPPSGNVGNPVQEALKK is encoded by the coding sequence ATGAAATTGAACTACCATCCGCTTCTCAGGGTTTTGTTCGCCGGGCTTGTCCTTAGCCATTCGGTTTTTAGTCAATCCAAAACTACCGCAGCAACCGCTTCCAAATTGGCAAGGCCCAAACTGGTGGTGGGTATGGTCGTTGACCAGATGCGCTACGACTACCTGTACCGCTATTATGACAAGTACAGGGAAGGTGGCCTGAAAAGGCTCATTAACGACGGTTTTAACTGCCGTAACAACCATTACCACTACGCGTTGACGGTGACGGCCGCGGGTCATTCGGCGGTTTATACCGGTTCCATGCCCGCTATTAACGGGATCGTCGGCAATGATTGGTATGACATCGCCCAAGGCAAAAATGTATATTGCACCGACGACAACACGGTTGCCACCGTAGGCAGCAGCAATGTCACGGTAGGTAAAATGTCGCCCAGAAACTTGCTTGTGACCACCGTAACCGACCAGTTGCGCATTGCGACCAATTTCCGCTCAAAAACGATCGGCGTCGCCATTAAAGACCGGGCATCCATTCTGCCGGCGGGGCACGCTGCCTCCGGCGCTTACTGGTTCGATTCCAAAACCGGGAATTTTGTGACCAGTACTTATTATATGAACGCGCTGCCACAATGGGTTACCGATTACAACAATAGCAAAAAGCCCGCCGAATACATGGGTAAGGGTTGGAACACCCTGTTCCCTGTTGAACAATACACTCAAAGCTCCCCGGACGATGTACCGTGGGAAGGCAAACTGTCGAATGCGACTAAACCTGTATTTCCGCACGACCTGACGGGCAATGCGGGCGATGCGTACGGTCCTCTGACAACCTCGCCGTGGGGCAACACCATCACCAAGGAAATGGCTATTGCGGCTATCAAAGGAGAGAACCTCGGTAAAGGTGCCGAAACAGACTTCCTGGCAGTGAGTTTCTCTTCTCCCGATCGCATCGGCCACATGTTTGGACCCAACTCGGTGGAACAGGAGGACGACTACCTGAAACTCGACATGGAATTTGCCGATTTCTTTAATTTCCTCGACGGCTGGGTTGGTAAAGGCAACTACACCGTGTTCCTCACTGCGGATCACGGCGCTATGGATGTGCCGGCATTCTGGCAGGAACATAAATTGCCCGCCGGGCTGATGAGCGCCACCACGCTCACGCGCACGATCGTGAAGACTTTGAACGACGCATTTGGAGAAGCCGAATATGTGACTGCATTCGAAAATTACCAGCTGTACCTCAACAAGGCGATCCTGAAAGAGAAGAAAATCAGTGTTGCGGATGTTTATCAGATATTGCGCGACGCATTGCTGGCAGTCGATGGCGTAGCGGATGTGATTAACCTACGGGATATGGGAAAAGCGCCTTTGAACACCTATCAACTGGAGTTGTTCAAAAACAATATCAATGCCAAACGCAGCGGCGATTTGCAGGTGCTGCTGCAACCGGGCTGGTTCGCGTCGACGATGAGCACCGGCACCGACCACGGCACTCCCTACAACTATGATACGCACGTGCCGTTCCTGCTGTATGGCTGGGGCATCGACAAGGGCGAGACGCTTCGCCGCACGTCCATTGCCGACATCGCACCGACCATTTCGGCATTGCTGCACATTTTGCCGCCGAGCGGCAATGTGGGCAATCCGGTGCAGGAAGCATTGAAAAAGTAA
- a CDS encoding stomatin-like protein produces the protein MTPFIVLLVLVVLTILMTVKVVPQQSAYILERLGKFYAVLQPGVNFIIPFFDRIAYKYTLKEAAVDIPEQICITRDNVQVRMDGVIFIQVIDPRKAAYGISDYTFAVIQLAQTTMRSEIGKLDLDKTFEERMTINRAVVESIDEAATGWGVKVLRYEIKNITPPQSVLNAMEKQMQAERERRAVILQSDGEKQAAINVAEGQKQKVVLESEGIRLRQINEAEGEAAALKSVAEATAESIRLVAQAIREEGGSEAVQLKVAENYVEQFGKLAKAGNTLILPANLADMGSLIATALTVVKSSETKH, from the coding sequence ATGACCCCTTTCATTGTTCTACTCGTACTGGTGGTGCTTACCATCTTGATGACCGTTAAAGTCGTCCCCCAGCAAAGTGCTTACATTCTGGAACGTCTGGGAAAATTCTACGCCGTCCTGCAACCGGGCGTCAATTTCATCATTCCCTTTTTCGACCGGATTGCCTACAAGTACACGCTTAAAGAAGCGGCTGTCGATATCCCCGAGCAGATCTGTATTACGCGCGACAACGTGCAGGTACGCATGGACGGCGTCATATTCATTCAGGTGATCGATCCCCGGAAGGCCGCATACGGTATTTCCGACTACACATTTGCTGTAATTCAGCTGGCGCAAACCACCATGCGGAGCGAAATCGGTAAACTCGACCTGGACAAGACATTCGAGGAACGTATGACCATCAACCGTGCCGTGGTAGAATCCATCGACGAGGCGGCCACCGGCTGGGGCGTGAAAGTGCTCCGTTATGAAATCAAGAACATTACCCCGCCCCAAAGCGTGTTGAATGCGATGGAAAAACAGATGCAGGCCGAGCGCGAACGCCGCGCGGTGATCCTGCAATCGGATGGTGAAAAACAGGCGGCTATCAATGTTGCCGAGGGACAAAAGCAGAAAGTGGTCCTGGAATCGGAAGGTATCCGCTTGCGGCAGATCAATGAAGCGGAAGGCGAGGCTGCGGCATTGAAATCGGTCGCAGAAGCGACCGCGGAAAGTATCAGGCTTGTTGCGCAGGCTATCCGGGAAGAAGGCGGCTCGGAAGCCGTGCAATTGAAAGTGGCGGAAAACTATGTGGAGCAGTTTGGTAAACTGGCCAAAGCCGGCAACACGTTGATTCTCCCGGCCAACCTCGCCGATATGGGCTCGCTCATCGCGACCGCCTTAACCGTTGTCAAATCATCCGAAACGAAGCACTAG
- the pafA gene encoding alkaline phosphatase PafA, which yields MATTAVYAQAPKKAAPAKAPTIARPKLVVGIVVDQMRYDYLYRYYDQYTEGGFKRMMNEGFNCRNNHYSYALTVTAAGHASAYTGSVPAINGIVGNEWYDPIAKQDVYCVEDSTARTIGSNNTAVGKMSPRNLLVSTITDQLRIATNFRSKTIGVAIKDRGSILPAGHAANAAYWFDSKTGNWVSSSYYMDDLPQWAKDYNAKKMPAEYAKKGWDLLLSADAYTQSSPDDVPWEGKLPGAKKPVFPYELMGMAGDAYGIVTDTPWGNTITREMAIEAIKGEQLGKGKDTDFIAISFSSTDKIGHRVGPNSVEQQDDFLRLDREFADLFNFLDGWVGKGQYTVFLTADHGVVDVPGFAKEHKLPAGLVDRKLLTNAVTDALNEAFGKDKYVIATDNNQLYFDHALLRKKNITIAAVHSVVRDAALTVPGIADVLDLSDMGKAPLNTYQLELYKNNVNAKRSGDLQVISQPGWFYGNSTGTSHGTPYNYDTQVPFLMFGWGVNKGETVKRTSVCDIAPTIAALLHILPGSGNIGHPVEEALKK from the coding sequence ATGGCTACTACGGCCGTTTACGCACAAGCTCCCAAGAAGGCCGCCCCCGCAAAGGCCCCGACCATTGCCCGTCCCAAACTTGTTGTCGGTATTGTAGTAGACCAGATGCGCTACGACTATTTGTACCGCTATTACGACCAGTACACCGAGGGCGGTTTCAAACGAATGATGAACGAGGGCTTCAACTGCCGCAACAACCATTACAGCTACGCGCTGACCGTCACGGCGGCGGGGCATGCTTCGGCCTACACAGGCTCGGTCCCTGCGATTAACGGCATCGTCGGAAACGAATGGTATGACCCCATCGCAAAGCAGGATGTTTACTGTGTCGAAGACAGCACCGCCCGAACAATAGGCAGCAATAACACCGCGGTAGGTAAAATGTCGCCCCGAAACCTGCTGGTTAGCACCATTACCGATCAGCTGCGCATCGCGACGAACTTCCGTTCCAAAACGATCGGCGTGGCGATCAAGGACCGCGGATCGATCCTCCCGGCAGGCCATGCAGCCAATGCGGCCTATTGGTTTGATTCCAAGACCGGTAACTGGGTTAGCAGCTCCTATTATATGGACGACCTGCCGCAGTGGGCGAAGGATTATAATGCGAAGAAAATGCCCGCCGAATATGCGAAGAAGGGCTGGGATTTGCTGCTGAGCGCGGATGCTTACACGCAAAGTTCGCCCGACGACGTGCCGTGGGAAGGCAAGTTGCCGGGTGCCAAAAAGCCGGTGTTCCCTTATGAGCTGATGGGAATGGCGGGAGATGCATACGGTATCGTGACCGACACGCCCTGGGGCAACACCATTACCAGGGAAATGGCGATCGAGGCGATTAAAGGCGAGCAGCTTGGAAAAGGCAAGGATACCGATTTTATCGCGATCAGCTTTTCCTCGACTGACAAGATCGGCCACCGCGTCGGGCCGAATTCGGTGGAGCAGCAGGACGATTTCCTGCGTCTGGACCGCGAGTTTGCGGATTTGTTCAACTTCCTCGATGGCTGGGTAGGAAAAGGTCAGTATACGGTCTTTCTGACGGCCGACCATGGGGTAGTGGACGTGCCCGGTTTTGCGAAGGAGCATAAACTGCCCGCCGGGCTCGTCGACCGCAAACTGCTTACAAATGCCGTTACCGACGCGCTGAACGAAGCTTTCGGAAAGGATAAGTATGTGATAGCCACGGATAACAACCAGCTGTATTTTGACCACGCGCTTTTGAGGAAGAAGAACATTACCATTGCAGCGGTCCATAGCGTCGTACGCGATGCGGCATTGACGGTCCCCGGTATTGCCGACGTGCTCGATCTCTCCGATATGGGCAAAGCGCCGTTGAATACCTACCAACTGGAACTGTACAAAAACAATGTGAATGCAAAACGCAGTGGCGATTTGCAGGTAATCTCCCAGCCTGGCTGGTTTTATGGTAATTCAACCGGTACTTCGCACGGTACACCTTATAACTACGACACCCAGGTGCCTTTTCTGATGTTTGGATGGGGCGTTAACAAAGGAGAGACTGTAAAGAGAACTTCCGTTTGCGACATCGCACCGACTATCGCGGCACTGCTTCACATTCTGCCCGGCAGCGGCAACATCGGGCATCCGGTGGAGGAAGCACTGAAAAAGTAG